A single window of Synechococcus sp. C9 DNA harbors:
- the crtR gene encoding beta-carotene hydroxylase: MVATPVLRLPPKEFLVAPPTLVNPTVGIFALSVGLLVTSALGYWCWGWWAPVCFTFNVLALHLAGTVIHDASHQAAHRNPWVNAALGHVSALILGFTFPVFTRVHIQHHAHVNDPENDPDHFVSTGGPLWLIAARFFYHEIYFFQRRLWQNNDLWAWGISRLIVAGVIGLACAYGFLGYIMNFWFSPALVVGLALGLFFDYLPHRPFREQGRWTNARVYPSRIWNWLILGQNYHLIHHLWPSIPWYHYQRVYYLMQPTLTAHGSPQTLGLLEPKSFLGFIYDLFIGIRWHRKNALTPPEKSAETPVQPAIPPQSAPYVPGTDR, encoded by the coding sequence ATGGTTGCGACCCCGGTGTTGCGCCTACCGCCGAAGGAATTTCTCGTTGCGCCCCCAACCCTGGTAAATCCGACGGTCGGGATATTTGCCCTGTCGGTGGGGTTGTTGGTGACGAGTGCGTTGGGATATTGGTGTTGGGGGTGGTGGGCACCGGTCTGTTTTACGTTTAACGTGTTGGCACTGCACTTGGCGGGCACGGTGATCCACGATGCGTCCCACCAGGCGGCCCACCGCAATCCTTGGGTCAATGCGGCCTTGGGTCATGTGAGTGCGCTGATTTTGGGGTTTACGTTTCCGGTATTTACCCGGGTGCATATTCAGCACCATGCCCATGTGAATGACCCGGAAAATGACCCGGATCATTTTGTCTCCACCGGGGGCCCCTTGTGGTTGATTGCCGCCCGGTTTTTTTATCATGAAATTTATTTTTTTCAACGCCGTTTGTGGCAAAACAATGATTTGTGGGCATGGGGCATCAGCCGTTTGATTGTGGCTGGGGTGATTGGGCTGGCCTGCGCCTACGGTTTTTTGGGGTATATCATGAATTTTTGGTTTTCCCCGGCGTTAGTCGTCGGTTTAGCCCTCGGTTTGTTTTTTGATTATTTGCCCCACCGTCCATTTCGGGAGCAAGGCCGTTGGACCAATGCCCGGGTCTATCCCAGCCGGATTTGGAACTGGTTGATTTTGGGGCAAAACTATCACCTCATTCACCACCTATGGCCTTCGATTCCCTGGTATCATTACCAGCGGGTTTATTACCTAATGCAACCGACGTTGACGGCGCATGGTTCGCCCCAAACCCTGGGTTTACTGGAACCCAAGAGTTTTTTAGGATTCATTTACGACCTATTTATTGGCATCCGCTGGCACCGAAAAAACGCCCTGACACCGCCAGAGAAATCTGCTGAAACACCTGTTCAACCGGCAATTCCGCCGCAATCCGCACCATACGTTCCGGGTACTGACCGTTGA